In Pseudobacter ginsenosidimutans, the following are encoded in one genomic region:
- the porU2 gene encoding putative type IX secretion system sortase PorU2, with translation MRKFFTLLLVLVGFNLAAQPYNNEWIKYGQPYYKFRIGKTGLFRIPQAVLAAAGMENVPVENLEIWRNGVQVPFTPSAAGGALPPGGYIDFYGEKMDGKQDKAFYRNPVYQHTDKVSLLGDSATYFITAGAGPNPNRVVQGTNNAPSSSLTPEPYLMYKSGTYYTQKWNPGYASVLPEYVYLSSYDQGEFRSSLDISPSTARAINIGPLFPYIGGGPQATFSYGAAGNAQNARSVRALVNGSVVDEAVMDYFNDTKRTVNISTSLLTPATFAVRWENGSQVSTDRYVVSYFEIDYPRLFNFNNQAFFEFIWPAKGSPSLLEISNFKSGGQTPVLIDITNKIRYTAHIQDGKFRFEVPASATDIRYVMATVNQADYSLISSLQRRDFVNYTTAVPDANYLIISNSILFSGSNGNNPVEDYKQYRESAAGGGFKAVVAEIEQLVDQFGFGARKNPQAVRNYIEYARTHLNAPQKYVFIVGRGMIYSDYVQNSAAATSDRLNLVPTWGHPGSDNLMSAGFSNNPVANTPIGRLSVVHPAEVEDYLNKVKEHEAIQKNAPQTLEGREWMKNVVHVTGSSEPYLGSVLCNYMGAYKSIIADTLFGGKVSTFCKVSTNSVEQLTSDHLVRLFNEGISLLTYFGHSSSTTLEFNIDNPYNYNNQGKYPLFCVNGCNAGNFFTNTPARLLTNETLSEKFVLAKNRGAIGFIASTHLGVVSYLNLFLTNFYAEVCHKDYGKSIGEINRDALRDLFNNSGDYYSRMHAEQITLHGDPAVFLNGSERPDYVMEESGIRITPTFISVAESTFKLKVRMVNIGKAIKDSIMVEVKRQLPDNTYQTIYREKRRGIMWADSLAFDVPIVATRDKGRNRIYVTIDSENTTIETDESNNSAYKEFFIYDEEARPAYPFNLGIVHEPNTKFYASTANPFSQLRQYVMELDTTQLFNSSIKITRTISASGGVLEFDPAASFLDSTVYYWRVATVPPPGDNNYQWNNASFTYMAGTSTGFGQDHYFQHQQSTPVGLVLDTDRKWKFAETQNLIDVYSGVYPHAGGQDRDYAVFINDNPTMTSACVGSSIIFNVIDPKTMKPWKNVDDNGNNRNFMGSGNANSTCGPGRLYNFEYSYSNKTSRNNMVKFLDYVPDGFWIVARSVDATLPGLLPKNWKTDSTIGNTLYDRLLQFGFTQADTMNVAGSYAGIWKKNDPEITPQWIVSKVGIYDKIIMKTKAMTVDTVGYLSSPVLGPAKEWDKVMWRGRSLESPSKDHVGVEVIGINNNGTEVPLFTLNETQQNFDISGLDAETYPYMKLRMRNADSVNVNSPWQLRYWNVMYTAVPEGSLSPNLGYTTKDTVEIGEIVNIAMPFKNLTTTKFEDSLLVKVSVIDRNNVTKVVPVPKAKDLSGGDTAMVRLQLDTKEFPGNNTLVLDINPDNAQPEQYHFNNVLFRDFYVKPDYTNPLLDVTFDGVRIINRDIVSSKPHIQIKLKDEAKYMLLNDTTIGSVQLKFPDGNTKDYYFDNDTLRFTPATSGANNTATIDFFPQLISQNMSEGDEYELAIKAKDKSGNRAGTLEYRVAFRVISKPMISNLLNYPNPFSTSTAFVFTLTGSEIPTNIKIQILTVTGKIVREITKDELGPLHIGRNITEFKWNGTDQYGQKLANGVYLYRVVTTMNGKKMEKYKSEADNTDKYFNNGYGKMYLMR, from the coding sequence ATGAGGAAATTTTTTACGCTGTTGTTGGTACTGGTGGGTTTTAACCTGGCCGCACAACCCTACAACAATGAATGGATAAAATACGGGCAGCCATATTACAAATTCAGGATCGGCAAAACAGGATTGTTCCGTATTCCGCAGGCTGTTCTCGCAGCCGCAGGCATGGAAAATGTGCCTGTTGAAAACCTGGAAATATGGCGCAATGGCGTGCAGGTCCCATTCACTCCCTCTGCCGCCGGTGGAGCTTTACCCCCTGGTGGTTATATCGACTTCTATGGAGAGAAGATGGACGGGAAACAAGACAAAGCATTTTATCGAAATCCGGTTTATCAGCATACCGATAAAGTCAGCCTTCTTGGCGATAGCGCCACATATTTCATTACAGCGGGCGCAGGGCCCAATCCCAATAGGGTAGTGCAGGGCACCAACAATGCTCCTTCCAGTTCTCTCACCCCGGAGCCATACCTGATGTACAAATCAGGAACCTATTATACACAAAAATGGAATCCCGGTTATGCATCGGTGTTACCCGAATATGTTTATCTCAGTTCATATGATCAGGGTGAGTTCCGCTCTTCGCTGGATATATCTCCCTCTACTGCACGTGCTATCAACATCGGGCCATTGTTTCCCTATATCGGGGGAGGCCCGCAGGCCACTTTCTCCTATGGGGCAGCTGGCAATGCGCAGAATGCCCGCTCCGTAAGGGCGTTGGTAAATGGTTCTGTAGTGGATGAAGCAGTAATGGATTATTTTAATGATACTAAAAGAACTGTCAATATCAGTACTTCACTGCTGACCCCGGCAACTTTCGCCGTCAGGTGGGAAAACGGATCCCAGGTATCCACCGACAGGTATGTAGTATCCTATTTCGAGATCGACTACCCGAGGTTGTTTAACTTCAATAATCAGGCATTTTTTGAATTCATCTGGCCTGCCAAAGGCAGCCCATCTTTGTTGGAGATAAGCAATTTCAAATCAGGCGGACAAACCCCTGTATTGATCGATATTACAAACAAGATCAGATACACTGCGCATATCCAGGATGGAAAGTTCAGGTTTGAAGTACCTGCTTCAGCTACTGATATACGTTATGTAATGGCAACTGTCAATCAGGCGGATTATTCCCTGATCAGCTCACTTCAGAGAAGAGACTTTGTTAATTATACCACTGCAGTTCCGGATGCGAATTATCTTATCATCTCCAATTCAATCCTTTTCAGTGGTTCGAATGGTAACAATCCTGTGGAAGATTACAAGCAGTACAGGGAATCCGCTGCAGGCGGGGGCTTTAAAGCAGTTGTGGCCGAGATCGAGCAGCTGGTGGACCAGTTTGGATTTGGCGCCAGGAAGAATCCGCAGGCTGTGAGGAATTACATTGAATATGCAAGGACCCATCTCAATGCACCTCAGAAATATGTGTTTATCGTTGGAAGGGGAATGATATACAGCGATTATGTCCAAAACTCGGCTGCTGCCACATCAGACAGGCTCAACCTGGTACCTACATGGGGGCATCCCGGTTCTGATAATCTGATGTCGGCAGGCTTCTCAAATAATCCTGTGGCCAATACTCCAATCGGCCGTTTGTCTGTTGTACATCCCGCAGAAGTGGAAGATTATCTCAATAAGGTGAAAGAACATGAAGCAATCCAGAAAAATGCTCCCCAAACACTGGAAGGGAGAGAATGGATGAAGAATGTTGTGCATGTTACCGGGTCCAGCGAGCCTTACCTTGGCTCCGTACTTTGTAATTACATGGGCGCCTATAAATCGATCATTGCAGATACATTGTTCGGTGGAAAAGTGTCTACTTTCTGTAAAGTGAGCACCAACTCTGTTGAGCAACTGACTTCCGACCACCTGGTGCGGCTGTTCAATGAGGGGATCAGCCTGTTGACCTATTTTGGTCACTCATCCTCTACCACACTCGAGTTCAATATCGATAATCCTTACAATTACAATAACCAGGGGAAATATCCACTTTTCTGTGTGAACGGTTGTAATGCTGGTAACTTTTTTACGAATACGCCTGCCCGTTTGCTGACCAATGAGACCCTGTCCGAGAAATTTGTACTTGCCAAAAACCGCGGTGCTATCGGCTTTATCGCCAGCACCCACCTCGGTGTGGTAAGTTACCTGAATCTCTTCCTCACCAATTTTTACGCAGAGGTCTGTCACAAAGATTATGGTAAATCCATAGGAGAGATCAACCGCGATGCATTGAGAGACCTCTTCAATAATTCAGGTGATTATTACTCTCGTATGCATGCTGAGCAGATCACGTTGCATGGAGATCCAGCAGTATTTCTTAACGGAAGCGAAAGACCTGATTATGTTATGGAAGAATCAGGCATCCGCATTACTCCAACTTTCATTTCTGTAGCTGAAAGTACTTTCAAACTGAAAGTGAGAATGGTGAATATAGGCAAAGCCATCAAGGACTCAATTATGGTGGAAGTAAAAAGGCAGTTGCCCGATAATACCTACCAAACGATCTATCGTGAAAAGAGAAGAGGCATTATGTGGGCCGATTCCCTCGCATTTGATGTACCGATCGTTGCTACCCGCGATAAAGGCCGCAACAGGATCTACGTGACCATCGATTCAGAAAACACGACTATTGAAACCGATGAAAGCAATAACTCGGCTTATAAGGAATTCTTTATTTACGATGAAGAAGCCAGGCCGGCTTATCCTTTCAATCTCGGCATCGTACATGAGCCCAATACAAAATTTTATGCATCCACTGCCAATCCTTTCAGCCAACTGAGGCAATATGTGATGGAGCTGGATACCACTCAGCTTTTCAATTCAAGCATTAAGATCACAAGGACCATCTCTGCATCCGGTGGTGTGCTGGAATTTGATCCTGCGGCCAGCTTCCTCGATAGCACAGTATATTACTGGCGGGTGGCTACTGTACCTCCTCCTGGTGATAACAATTACCAATGGAATAATGCTTCCTTTACGTATATGGCCGGAACCAGTACAGGATTTGGCCAGGACCACTATTTCCAGCACCAGCAATCAACGCCTGTAGGTTTGGTACTTGATACGGATAGAAAATGGAAGTTTGCAGAAACGCAGAACCTGATTGATGTTTATTCTGGCGTATACCCACATGCGGGAGGCCAGGACAGGGATTATGCAGTGTTCATCAATGATAATCCTACCATGACCAGCGCCTGTGTTGGAAGTTCGATCATCTTTAACGTGATCGATCCAAAAACAATGAAGCCCTGGAAGAACGTGGACGACAATGGAAATAACCGCAATTTCATGGGCAGCGGCAATGCGAATTCCACTTGCGGACCAGGCAGGTTGTACAATTTCGAGTACTCCTACTCGAACAAAACGAGCCGTAACAATATGGTGAAGTTCCTGGATTATGTGCCTGATGGATTCTGGATCGTGGCCCGCAGTGTAGACGCCACGTTGCCAGGTCTCTTGCCCAAGAACTGGAAAACCGATTCCACTATAGGAAATACCTTGTATGACAGACTGCTTCAGTTTGGTTTCACGCAAGCGGATACCATGAATGTGGCTGGCTCTTATGCAGGGATCTGGAAGAAAAATGACCCGGAGATCACTCCTCAATGGATCGTGAGCAAGGTTGGTATCTACGATAAGATCATTATGAAAACCAAAGCAATGACTGTTGATACCGTGGGATATCTGTCTTCACCTGTTCTCGGACCTGCCAAAGAATGGGACAAGGTGATGTGGAGAGGCCGCTCGCTGGAATCGCCATCCAAAGATCATGTAGGTGTGGAAGTGATCGGCATCAATAATAATGGAACGGAAGTTCCGCTCTTTACATTGAACGAAACACAACAGAATTTCGACATATCCGGTCTGGATGCCGAAACCTACCCGTACATGAAACTGCGTATGAGGAATGCGGATTCTGTGAATGTGAACTCTCCCTGGCAATTGCGCTACTGGAATGTGATGTATACAGCAGTACCGGAAGGTTCGCTTTCGCCCAACCTCGGCTATACAACAAAAGACACCGTGGAGATTGGTGAAATAGTGAATATTGCCATGCCATTCAAAAACCTCACCACCACTAAGTTTGAAGACAGTCTCCTCGTGAAAGTAAGTGTGATAGACAGGAACAACGTAACCAAAGTAGTGCCCGTACCGAAAGCAAAAGATCTGTCTGGCGGAGATACTGCCATGGTGCGCCTGCAACTGGATACCAAAGAATTCCCGGGAAACAATACATTGGTGCTGGATATAAATCCTGATAATGCTCAACCGGAACAATACCACTTCAACAATGTGCTGTTCCGCGATTTCTATGTAAAGCCGGATTATACCAATCCATTGCTGGATGTAACTTTCGATGGCGTGCGGATCATCAACCGCGATATCGTTTCCTCCAAGCCGCATATCCAGATCAAGTTGAAGGATGAAGCCAAATACATGCTGCTGAACGATACCACTATCGGTTCCGTACAACTGAAGTTCCCGGATGGCAATACAAAAGATTATTATTTCGATAATGATACTTTGCGATTCACACCAGCCACTTCGGGCGCCAACAATACAGCTACCATCGACTTCTTCCCTCAGCTCATATCACAGAATATGAGTGAAGGCGATGAGTATGAACTGGCCATCAAAGCCAAAGATAAAAGTGGGAACAGGGCAGGTACACTGGAATATCGCGTAGCCTTCCGCGTTATCTCCAAACCGATGATCTCTAACCTGCTCAACTATCCGAATCCGTTCAGTACCTCTACTGCCTTTGTGTTCACCCTCACAGGCAGCGAGATACCTACCAATATCAAAATACAGATCCTGACCGTTACCGGAAAGATCGTTCGTGAGATCACCAAGGATGAGCTGGGCCCCCTGCATATAGGAAGAAATATCACCGAATTCAAATGGAACGGCACTGATCAGTACGGCCAGAAACTGGCCAATGGCGTTTATCTCTACAGGGTGGTTACCACCATGAATGGTAAGAAAATGGAGAAATACAAGTCTGAAGCAGATAATACAGACAAGTATTTCAACAACGGATACGGTAAAATGTACCTCATGAGGTAA
- a CDS encoding putative type IX sorting system protein PorV2, translating into MKKTLFVVTLLGCVLSHQHVLAQFRKYSNEFLNIGAGARGLSMGGAQIASVADGTAAYWNPAGLVQVKDNPQLNLMHAEYFAGIGKYDYGTLVLPLKDNKRVIGISLLRFAVDDIPNTIFLVESDGTINFSNIQTFSSADYAFMFSMAQTIKMKGDREINIGGNAKVIHRKAGDFATAWGFGFDAGIQIIDKKWRLGVMARDVTTTFNAWSFSLNEKMREVFYVTNNEIPVKSTELTAPKLILGGAYFFNLSKSLKLMTEANFDLTFDGRRNTVISSNAVSVDPRVGLELGYRNVFFVRAGINNFQRALDDDDETNQKKIWIYQPGAGAGFRVSNVQIDYAFTNLANQSNPLYTHVFSLKVDLKKKQK; encoded by the coding sequence ATGAAGAAGACCCTTTTTGTCGTTACCCTTTTAGGTTGCGTCCTATCGCACCAACATGTGCTTGCTCAGTTCCGAAAATATTCCAACGAGTTCCTCAATATAGGGGCCGGAGCCAGGGGCCTTTCGATGGGGGGCGCCCAGATAGCATCTGTTGCAGATGGAACTGCTGCATACTGGAACCCTGCCGGCCTGGTGCAGGTAAAAGACAATCCTCAACTCAATCTCATGCACGCGGAGTACTTCGCGGGTATCGGCAAATACGATTATGGCACACTTGTACTGCCATTGAAAGATAATAAAAGGGTAATAGGGATCTCACTTCTTCGGTTTGCCGTTGACGATATACCCAATACCATCTTCCTGGTGGAATCCGACGGTACCATCAATTTCAGTAATATCCAAACATTCTCTTCTGCGGACTATGCCTTCATGTTCTCGATGGCCCAAACTATCAAGATGAAAGGAGACCGCGAGATCAATATTGGAGGTAATGCCAAAGTGATCCACCGCAAAGCGGGGGACTTTGCCACTGCCTGGGGATTCGGTTTCGATGCAGGTATCCAGATCATCGATAAGAAATGGCGCCTTGGCGTAATGGCGCGTGATGTTACCACCACCTTCAATGCATGGAGCTTCAGCCTCAATGAAAAGATGCGCGAAGTTTTCTATGTTACCAATAACGAGATCCCGGTAAAGTCTACAGAACTCACTGCGCCCAAACTGATCCTGGGCGGCGCATATTTTTTCAACCTCAGCAAGAGCCTCAAGCTCATGACAGAAGCCAACTTCGATCTTACTTTCGATGGCCGCAGGAATACTGTGATCTCCAGCAATGCAGTAAGTGTTGATCCGCGTGTGGGACTTGAACTGGGCTATCGAAATGTATTCTTCGTGCGTGCCGGTATCAATAATTTCCAGCGTGCACTGGATGATGACGACGAAACCAATCAGAAAAAGATCTGGATCTACCAGCCCGGCGCAGGTGCAGGCTTCAGAGTAAGCAATGTGCAGATCGATTATGCTTTCACCAACCTGGCCAATCAGTCCAACCCTTTGTATACACACGTGTTTTCACTGAAAGTAGACCTCAAGAAAAAACAGAAATAA
- the tyrS gene encoding tyrosine--tRNA ligase yields MNWIEDLRWRGMIQDIMPGTVEQLQKEMTTGYIGFDPTADSLHIGSLVPILLLVHLQKNGHKPIALVGGATGMVGDPTGKSEERNLLDEEALQRNIAGVHKQLAKYLNFNPSLSNAAEMANNYDWFKDFSFIDFLRDVGKHITVNYMMAKDSVRKRIEGDTGISYTEFAYQLMQGFDFYHLYVNKGVKLQMGGSDQWGNITTGTELIRRKAGGEAFAFTCPLITKADGGKFGKTESGNVWLDPVRTSPYQFYQFWLNASDADAERWIKIFTFLERSFIESLLARHAENPGARELQKTLAKEVTSFVHGEEEYNKAIETTEKLFTNASAPAESLSVEDIESMQGVTRFDYALSKLNEGIDVVSFLAETGIFPSKGEARKTVQGGGVSVNRKKVEDIAMKVDASLLLHGKYILAQKGKKSYYLVVVG; encoded by the coding sequence ATGAACTGGATAGAAGATCTTCGCTGGAGAGGCATGATTCAGGATATTATGCCCGGAACCGTTGAACAACTGCAAAAAGAAATGACCACAGGGTATATCGGCTTCGACCCTACGGCCGATAGCCTGCATATCGGTAGCCTCGTGCCCATCCTTTTATTGGTCCACCTTCAGAAAAACGGACATAAGCCCATCGCCCTCGTTGGTGGCGCCACTGGTATGGTTGGAGACCCCACCGGTAAAAGTGAAGAACGAAATCTTCTGGACGAAGAAGCCCTCCAAAGAAATATTGCCGGCGTACACAAGCAACTGGCAAAATATTTAAACTTCAATCCCTCTCTCTCCAATGCTGCTGAAATGGCCAATAACTACGATTGGTTCAAAGATTTCAGCTTCATCGATTTCCTCCGCGATGTTGGCAAACATATCACGGTTAATTATATGATGGCGAAGGACAGTGTTCGCAAACGTATTGAAGGCGACACAGGGATTTCCTACACAGAATTCGCCTACCAACTGATGCAGGGTTTCGACTTCTACCATCTTTATGTAAACAAAGGTGTGAAGCTCCAGATGGGTGGCTCAGACCAGTGGGGCAATATCACTACCGGTACCGAGCTCATCCGCCGCAAGGCCGGCGGCGAAGCATTCGCCTTCACCTGCCCGCTGATCACAAAGGCCGATGGTGGCAAATTTGGTAAAACGGAATCCGGCAATGTATGGCTGGATCCGGTGCGCACATCACCTTATCAGTTCTACCAGTTCTGGCTCAACGCTTCCGATGCAGATGCAGAGCGCTGGATCAAGATCTTTACATTCCTGGAGCGGTCTTTCATTGAATCATTGCTGGCTCGTCATGCAGAAAATCCGGGCGCTCGTGAATTGCAGAAAACACTCGCCAAAGAAGTGACCAGTTTTGTGCATGGCGAAGAAGAATACAATAAAGCCATCGAGACCACAGAGAAATTATTTACTAATGCTTCTGCTCCTGCAGAAAGCCTTAGCGTTGAAGATATCGAAAGCATGCAGGGCGTTACCCGTTTTGACTATGCATTGTCCAAACTCAATGAAGGGATCGATGTAGTGAGCTTCCTGGCGGAAACCGGGATCTTCCCCAGTAAAGGTGAAGCCCGCAAAACCGTTCAGGGCGGCGGCGTGAGCGTGAACAGGAAAAAAGTGGAAGATATTGCTATGAAAGTGGATGCCTCCCTCCTGCTGCATGGTAAATATATCCTGGCGCAGAAAGGCAAGAAGAGCTATTATCTGGTGGTAGTAGGTTAA
- a CDS encoding phage integrase SAM-like domain-containing protein: protein MLAFSEKESTMLFPRIQPVHNYRNKANKRGLYKIHIRICIGNVCHYFEVKVPKKVTREEWNGKENVWVRTIHPYHFEINNAITEKLALLRELTKRYYMAQRQLTFTIISKELQKNENPADFKLYFAQALCDPPEALQPATLGRYRAALAALNNFKPEILFLDLNEKLFLELTKYLKKQMSLKGSTIAGYFNVYKKVVHWAQLDGYLTPLQEDAIFSHLHLPRGKPPKDHLDVLEIKAWKELAFDDKNNARLARVRDMFLLQIYTGFYYSDLKSLLKTELHKDPEYGYFINRWRSKNDHLAIVPLWKFPYSMEVIKKYYSIHPSDNFLLERETFLAEPAYNRCLKEIARILGWHRNVRNKLARQTNSQLYIRYGAKLPVVSRIMGHERQETTSAYFEVNLADVIEGIKEVSFDHLGIG, encoded by the coding sequence ATGTTAGCATTCTCAGAAAAAGAAAGTACCATGCTTTTTCCAAGAATTCAACCAGTCCACAATTATCGGAATAAGGCAAATAAAAGAGGCCTGTACAAAATTCACATCCGAATTTGTATAGGCAATGTTTGTCACTATTTTGAAGTCAAAGTCCCTAAGAAAGTAACCAGGGAAGAATGGAATGGCAAGGAAAATGTATGGGTAAGAACAATCCATCCATATCATTTCGAGATCAACAATGCCATTACAGAAAAACTTGCTTTACTCAGAGAGCTGACCAAACGCTATTATATGGCCCAGCGCCAGCTCACTTTTACTATCATCAGCAAAGAACTTCAGAAAAACGAAAATCCTGCAGACTTTAAACTGTATTTTGCTCAGGCGTTGTGCGATCCACCAGAAGCATTACAGCCAGCTACACTGGGCCGTTACCGGGCAGCTCTTGCGGCACTAAATAATTTTAAACCTGAGATACTCTTTCTTGATTTAAATGAGAAGCTCTTTTTAGAGCTGACAAAATATCTGAAAAAACAGATGTCACTTAAAGGCTCTACGATTGCAGGCTACTTCAATGTATATAAGAAAGTTGTGCATTGGGCACAATTAGATGGATATCTTACTCCGCTACAGGAAGACGCGATTTTTTCCCATTTACACCTTCCCAGAGGGAAGCCTCCCAAAGATCACCTGGACGTTCTTGAGATTAAAGCATGGAAGGAATTAGCCTTCGACGATAAAAACAATGCACGTTTGGCTAGGGTGAGAGACATGTTTTTATTGCAAATTTATACCGGCTTCTACTACAGTGACCTCAAATCACTCCTTAAGACAGAGCTACATAAAGACCCCGAATACGGCTACTTCATAAATCGGTGGCGCTCCAAAAATGACCATCTTGCTATTGTACCGCTGTGGAAATTTCCCTATTCGATGGAAGTAATAAAAAAATACTACAGCATCCACCCAAGCGATAATTTCCTTTTAGAACGTGAAACCTTTTTAGCAGAACCAGCCTACAACCGGTGTCTTAAAGAAATCGCCAGAATATTAGGATGGCACCGGAATGTCAGGAATAAACTAGCCCGCCAGACTAACAGCCAGCTTTATATTCGTTATGGCGCAAAGTTGCCTGTTGTGTCTCGTATTATGGGCCATGAAAGACAAGAAACAACCAGTGCTTACTTTGAAGTTAACCTGGCTGATGTTATCGAAGGTATCAAAGAGGTTAGTTTTGACCATTTGGGTATCGGATAA
- a CDS encoding chromate transporter: protein MKESLVRRNGWLIHQQLLDAIAVGQIIPDPILSSATFLSYLINGVSGGVLATIGIFLPSFLYPYSCTEWFQLPGIVSVSEFFLMALVRHRSQ, encoded by the coding sequence ATGAAAGAATCTTTGGTGAGAAGAAATGGCTGGTTAATTCATCAACAGTTACTTGATGCAATTGCTGTCGGTCAGATTATACCAGACCCTATTTTGTCGAGCGCTACGTTTTTGAGCTACTTAATAAATGGTGTGTCTGGTGGCGTATTGGCTACTATTGGTATTTTCTTACCCTCTTTTTTGTATCCTTATTCCTGCACAGAATGGTTTCAGCTGCCAGGAATAGTAAGCGTGTCAGAATTTTTCTTGATGGCTTTAGTACGGCATCGATCTCAATAA
- a CDS encoding tropomyosin: MFNPQVHYRTSFEVKKSSLSTDPSVFQTVVNLVGNWLYRHGQKSEANRNILKPWLFRGGTWRNEHGAQAEVRVEEYDEESRTALYWVFRYEHPDRDNPGRVWRTDVALTSSSLEAAVFSVTVTWYIRNDFFGKEPVIPQVSVPRIVRNVLESDFLYSFAGMKRLQATAQQLFTGDGKSLYEYIINIDRKLPVLVMNINSLGHLLNPDGLQKILVGSGIVYWYDDVDVYNEMNYMWGGNREYQCAADTIRVYMPSLDRNRPSDYKRHRYFALYDYEERSGELLRIISQNLFRMSAINMDIFSVTNIESLNSYIQRKKLKALKDAANLHEGSIEDREYIHALEQDNEIAHENLRDTLDKLKEADDQILDLAVKVELLEGREAEIENQYKEFALQQAHFSELSGELEGIRELWKSFPTNLEELLVLFKAISPDKIVILDDALRSARESKFQHLGLAWEVLTSTSSILHDLYFKVQSGNFEMLFANQTGLELTLKESSATKDSTRLMALRKRNYNGELVDICPHIKAEKGGRDLRLHYFADNVRKLIVIGHFGDHLETVGTTRRKEST, translated from the coding sequence ATGTTCAATCCTCAAGTCCACTACCGCACTTCTTTTGAAGTTAAAAAATCGAGTTTATCTACTGACCCTTCGGTTTTCCAAACGGTTGTCAACCTAGTTGGCAATTGGTTGTATAGACATGGTCAAAAATCCGAAGCAAATAGGAATATTTTGAAGCCCTGGCTTTTCCGGGGAGGGACTTGGCGCAATGAACATGGAGCTCAAGCGGAAGTAAGAGTTGAAGAATATGACGAAGAATCGAGAACAGCATTGTATTGGGTTTTTCGATATGAGCATCCAGATAGAGATAATCCTGGTAGAGTATGGAGAACGGATGTCGCGCTCACATCAAGCTCTCTCGAAGCTGCTGTGTTTTCAGTTACAGTAACTTGGTATATAAGAAATGATTTTTTTGGGAAGGAACCAGTTATCCCACAAGTAAGTGTACCTAGAATCGTTCGAAATGTTTTGGAAAGTGATTTTCTTTATTCTTTCGCTGGAATGAAACGCCTGCAGGCAACAGCGCAACAATTATTCACGGGTGACGGGAAAAGCTTATATGAATATATCATTAATATAGATAGAAAATTGCCGGTTTTGGTGATGAACATTAATTCTCTTGGTCATTTACTTAATCCTGATGGCTTACAAAAGATTCTGGTTGGAAGCGGAATAGTCTACTGGTATGACGATGTAGATGTCTATAACGAGATGAATTATATGTGGGGCGGGAACCGTGAATATCAATGTGCAGCTGATACTATTCGGGTGTACATGCCTAGTTTGGATCGGAATCGTCCCAGTGATTATAAGAGACACCGCTACTTTGCTCTCTATGATTATGAAGAACGATCGGGTGAACTTTTAAGAATAATAAGTCAGAATCTCTTCCGAATGAGTGCCATTAACATGGATATCTTTTCGGTGACTAACATAGAATCTCTAAATAGCTACATACAACGTAAGAAGTTGAAAGCATTAAAAGATGCAGCCAACTTGCATGAGGGATCAATAGAAGACAGGGAATATATTCATGCGCTAGAACAAGATAATGAAATAGCTCATGAGAATCTAAGAGACACTCTAGATAAGTTAAAAGAGGCAGATGACCAAATACTCGATTTGGCGGTAAAAGTAGAATTATTGGAAGGCCGCGAGGCTGAAATCGAAAATCAGTATAAGGAATTTGCTTTACAGCAAGCACACTTCTCCGAATTATCAGGAGAACTGGAAGGCATCAGGGAATTATGGAAGAGCTTCCCAACTAATCTTGAGGAGCTACTTGTTTTGTTTAAAGCTATTTCGCCGGATAAGATCGTTATTTTAGATGATGCGTTAAGATCTGCCAGAGAGTCTAAATTCCAACACCTAGGACTTGCTTGGGAAGTTTTAACTTCTACTTCATCCATATTACATGACTTATATTTTAAGGTTCAAAGCGGAAATTTTGAAATGCTATTTGCTAATCAAACTGGATTGGAATTGACATTGAAGGAGTCAAGTGCCACCAAAGATTCTACCCGCTTAATGGCACTTAGAAAAAGGAATTACAATGGTGAGTTAGTGGACATTTGCCCTCATATAAAAGCCGAAAAAGGAGGTCGAGATCTTCGTCTCCACTACTTTGCCGACAATGTAAGAAAATTAATTGTAATAGGACATTTTGGTGACCATCTTGAGACTGTCGGTACAACTCGAAGAAAGGAAAGTACATAG